The Anaeromyxobacter sp. Fw109-5 genomic interval GGGGTGGACGTGATCGAGGCGGGCTTCGCCGCCGCGTCCCCCGGCGACCTCGAGGCGATCCAGGCGGTCGGCCGCGAGATCGAGGGACCGACCATCGCGAGCCTCGCCCGCTGCACCAAGGGCGACATCGGAGCGGCCTGGCAGGCGCTCGAGGGCGCGCCGCGCCGCCGCTGCCACGTGTTCCTGGCCACCTCGCCCATCCACCGCGACTTCAAGCTGAAGCTCGCGAAGGACGAGATCATCCGGCGGGCGGTGGACGGCGTGAAGCTCGCGCGCGAGCGCTTCGACGACGTCGAGTTCTCCACCGAGGACTCCGCCCGCACCGAGCTCGAGTTCCTCGCCGAGGTGGTCGAGCGGGTGATCGAGGCCGGCGCCGGCACCGTCAACATCCCCGACACGGTCGGCTACGCGCTGCCGTCGACCTACGCGGAGACCATCCGCTACCTCAAGCAGCACGTCCGCGGCATCGACGGCGTGGTCGTCTCGGTGCACTGCCACAACGACCTCGGCCTCGCCGTCGCGAACAGCCTGGCGGGCGTGATGGCCGGGGCGCGTCAGGTGGAGTGCACCATCAACGGCATCGGCGAGCGCGCCGGGAACGCCTCGCTCGAGGAGATCGTCATGGCGTTCCGCACGCGCCACGACGTCCTCGGGGTGCGCACGGGCGTGAAGACCGAGCGGCTCTACCCGACGAGCCGCCTCGTCTCGCAGGTCACCGGGCTGCACGTCCAGCGGAACAAGGCCATCGTCGGGCAGAACGCCTTCGCGCACGAGGCCGGCATCCACCAGCACGGGATGCTCACCCACCGCGAGACCTACGAGATCATGCGGCCGGAGGAGGTCGGCTTCGCGAAGAGCCAGCTCGTGCTCGGCAAGCACTCCGGGCGCCACGCGCTGAAGGAGCGGCTGGTCGCCCTCGGCTACGGGCTCGACGACCCGACGATCGACAAGGTGTTCCAGGACTTCAAGGTCCTCGCCGACAAGAAGAAGGACATCTACGACGCCGACATCGAGGCGCTCGTGGTCCACGGGCAGATCCTCGCCCAGGGCGGTCGCGCCTGGGAGCTCGACGCGCTCTCCACCACCTCCGGCACCGGGACGCTCCCGGTCGCCTCGGTCGCCCTCCGCTCGCGCGACGGCGAGCAGCACCGCGACGCCGCCACCGGCGACGGCCCGGTCGACGCCGTGTACCGCGCCATCGAGAAGATCACCGGCATCCCGGTGAAGCTCCGCGACTACCAGATCGTGAGCGTCTCGACCGGCGAGGACGCGCAGGGGGAGGTCTCCATCGAGGTCGAGCACGCGACCGGCGTCTACCGGGGCCGCGCGCTCTCGACCGACATCGTCGAGGGGTCGGCGCGCGCGTTCCTCGACGTGGTGAACCGCATCGCGCTGAAGAGCACGCCGGCGGCCGACGAGGCCCGCCGCGAGGAGATGGGTACCGTCTGATGAGCGCCACCGACCCGCGCCCCGCGCGCACGCTGTTCGAGAAGGTCTGGGACGCGCACGTCGTCCGGGCGGAGACGCCCGAGACGCCCGCCGTCCTCTACATCGATCTCCACCTCATGCACGAGGTGACGAGCCCGCAGGCGTTCTCGATGCTGCGCGAGCGCGGCCTGAAGGTCCGGCGCCCGGACCGGACGCTCGCCACCACCGACCACTCCACGCCGACGCTGCCGCGGCTCCCCGACGGCCGCTGGCCGTTCTTCGACGCCCAGAACGAGGCGCAGGTCGCCCAGATCGAGAAGAACGCCCGCGACTTCGGGGTGGAGCTCCACGGCCTCGGCGACCCGCAGCAGGGCGTCGTGCACGTCTTCGGCCCGGAGATGGGCGCGACGCAGCCCGGGATGACGGTGGTCTGCGGCGACAGCCACACCGCCACGCACGGCGCGTTCGGCGCGCTCGCCTTCGGGATCGGGACGTCCGAGGTCGGCCACGTCCTCGCGACCCAGTGCCTGCTCCAGCGCAAGCCGCGCTCGCTCGCCATCCGGGTGGACGGGGCGCTGCAGCCGGGCGTCACGGCGAAGGACCTGATCCTCGCCATCATCGCCCAGATCGGCGTCGGCGGCGGCACCGGCCACGTGATGGAGTTCACCGGTCCGGCGGTCCGCGCCCTCACCATGGAAGGGCGCATGACCCTCTGCAACATGGCGATCGAGGGCGGCGCCCGGGCCGGAATGATCGCGCCCGACGACGTCACCTTCCAGTGGCTCGCCGGGAAGCCGCGGGTGCCGCAGGGCGCCGCGTTCGACGCGGCGGTCGCGAGGTGGCGTGAGCTGCCGACGGACGCCGGCGCGCGCTACGACCGCGAGGTGACGGTCGACGTGTCGCGGCTCGAGCCCATGGTCACCTTCGGCACCAACCCGGCGCAGGGGATC includes:
- a CDS encoding 2-isopropylmalate synthase, encoding MRDADRVIIFDTTLRDGEQSPGASMNLGQKLQVARALRELGVDVIEAGFAAASPGDLEAIQAVGREIEGPTIASLARCTKGDIGAAWQALEGAPRRRCHVFLATSPIHRDFKLKLAKDEIIRRAVDGVKLARERFDDVEFSTEDSARTELEFLAEVVERVIEAGAGTVNIPDTVGYALPSTYAETIRYLKQHVRGIDGVVVSVHCHNDLGLAVANSLAGVMAGARQVECTINGIGERAGNASLEEIVMAFRTRHDVLGVRTGVKTERLYPTSRLVSQVTGLHVQRNKAIVGQNAFAHEAGIHQHGMLTHRETYEIMRPEEVGFAKSQLVLGKHSGRHALKERLVALGYGLDDPTIDKVFQDFKVLADKKKDIYDADIEALVVHGQILAQGGRAWELDALSTTSGTGTLPVASVALRSRDGEQHRDAATGDGPVDAVYRAIEKITGIPVKLRDYQIVSVSTGEDAQGEVSIEVEHATGVYRGRALSTDIVEGSARAFLDVVNRIALKSTPAADEARREEMGTV
- the leuC gene encoding 3-isopropylmalate dehydratase large subunit gives rise to the protein MSATDPRPARTLFEKVWDAHVVRAETPETPAVLYIDLHLMHEVTSPQAFSMLRERGLKVRRPDRTLATTDHSTPTLPRLPDGRWPFFDAQNEAQVAQIEKNARDFGVELHGLGDPQQGVVHVFGPEMGATQPGMTVVCGDSHTATHGAFGALAFGIGTSEVGHVLATQCLLQRKPRSLAIRVDGALQPGVTAKDLILAIIAQIGVGGGTGHVMEFTGPAVRALTMEGRMTLCNMAIEGGARAGMIAPDDVTFQWLAGKPRVPQGAAFDAAVARWRELPTDAGARYDREVTVDVSRLEPMVTFGTNPAQGIPVTGRIPDPGAEKDPSARATLESALRYMALAPGKPILGQKVDVVFVGSCTNGRLEDLREAARVMRGRKVKTRTLVVAGSHAVKKAAEAEGLDRIFREAGAEWREPGCSMCLAMNGDMLEPGQYCVSTSNRNFEGRQGPGGRTLLASPATAAAAAVSGAVADPRRLVEG